One window of the Streptococcus parasanguinis ATCC 15912 genome contains the following:
- the nrdD gene encoding anaerobic ribonucleoside-triphosphate reductase — translation MITLREEKLRMAPDIFVEKRDGRRVQFDVEKIYKALLKATEEVASLTPVLEAKLEAIVDRVIAEILERFPNGVKIYEIQNVVEHELLQANEYAIAESYITYRTQRDFERSKATDINFTIGKLLNKDQAVVNENANKDSDVFNTQRDLTAGIVGKSIGLKMLPKHVANAHQKGDIHYHDLDYSPYTPMTNCCLIDFEGMLRNGFKIGNAEVESPKSIQTATAQISQIIANVASSQYGGCSADRIDEVLAPYAEKNYQKHLADAKEWVLPEKQEDYAWSKTQKDIYDAMQSLEYEINTLFTSNGQTPFTSLGFGLGTNRFEREIQKAILEIRIKGLGSEHRTAIFPKLIFTLKRGLNLEPGTPNYDIKQLALECATKRMYPDVLSYDKIVELTGSFKVPMGCRSFLQGWKDENGVEVNSGRMNLGVVTVNLPRIALESDGDKEKFWQIFNERMNIAEDALVYRVERTKEATPANAPILYQYGAFGKRLGKYDQVDQLFRHRRATVSLGYIGLYEVATVFYGPNWEHNPEAKQFTIDIIKDMKARVEEWSDQYDYHFSIYSTPSESLTDRFCRLDTEKFGKVPDITDKEYYTNSFHYDVRKNPTPFEKLDFEKVYPEAGASGGFIHYCEYPVLQQNPKALEAVWDYAYDRVGYLGTNTPIDRCYKCDFEGDFTPTERGFACPNCGNSDPKTVDVVKRTCGYLGNPQARPMVNGRHKEIAARVKHMNGSTIKSAGHQVTG, via the coding sequence ATGATCACCTTGAGAGAAGAAAAACTGAGAATGGCCCCGGATATTTTTGTTGAAAAACGAGATGGCCGTCGTGTTCAATTCGATGTTGAAAAAATTTATAAAGCCTTGTTGAAGGCGACAGAAGAAGTGGCTTCTCTCACTCCCGTGCTGGAAGCCAAACTAGAAGCCATTGTCGATCGTGTGATCGCAGAGATCTTGGAGCGATTCCCAAATGGCGTGAAGATCTATGAGATCCAAAATGTCGTTGAACATGAATTGCTTCAAGCTAACGAATATGCGATTGCTGAGAGCTACATTACTTATCGGACGCAGCGGGATTTTGAGCGCTCAAAAGCGACGGACATCAACTTTACCATCGGCAAACTCCTTAACAAGGACCAAGCTGTCGTCAATGAAAATGCCAATAAAGACAGCGACGTTTTTAATACCCAGCGGGATTTGACGGCGGGGATCGTTGGTAAGTCTATTGGTCTTAAAATGTTGCCCAAACACGTAGCCAATGCCCACCAAAAAGGGGACATCCACTACCATGATTTGGACTATAGTCCTTATACACCGATGACCAACTGCTGTTTGATCGATTTTGAAGGCATGCTCAGAAATGGCTTTAAGATTGGGAATGCAGAAGTCGAAAGTCCTAAGTCTATCCAAACTGCAACGGCACAAATCTCGCAGATTATTGCCAATGTAGCTTCTAGTCAGTACGGGGGGTGCTCAGCTGACCGGATCGATGAAGTCTTGGCCCCTTATGCAGAAAAGAACTACCAAAAACACTTGGCAGATGCCAAAGAGTGGGTACTTCCTGAAAAGCAAGAGGACTATGCTTGGAGCAAGACTCAAAAAGATATCTATGATGCCATGCAATCGCTGGAATATGAGATCAATACGCTCTTTACCTCGAACGGACAAACTCCCTTTACTTCGCTTGGCTTTGGTCTTGGAACCAATCGCTTCGAACGGGAAATCCAAAAGGCGATTTTGGAAATTAGAATCAAGGGACTTGGATCGGAACATCGGACAGCCATCTTTCCAAAGCTGATCTTTACCCTCAAGCGGGGGCTCAACCTAGAACCTGGAACTCCTAACTATGATATCAAGCAATTGGCCTTGGAATGTGCCACTAAGCGCATGTACCCAGACGTTTTGTCTTATGACAAGATTGTAGAATTAACAGGCTCCTTCAAGGTGCCGATGGGATGTCGCTCTTTCCTTCAAGGTTGGAAGGACGAGAATGGTGTGGAAGTCAATTCTGGCCGGATGAATCTTGGAGTCGTGACAGTCAATCTACCCCGGATTGCTTTGGAGTCGGACGGCGACAAGGAAAAATTCTGGCAAATTTTTAATGAACGGATGAACATCGCTGAAGATGCCTTGGTTTACCGGGTGGAACGCACCAAAGAAGCAACACCAGCCAATGCACCGATTCTCTACCAATATGGGGCTTTCGGGAAACGCTTGGGTAAATATGACCAGGTAGATCAGCTCTTCCGTCATCGCAGAGCAACTGTTTCTCTTGGCTATATCGGACTCTATGAAGTCGCAACCGTCTTTTATGGTCCAAATTGGGAACACAATCCAGAAGCAAAACAATTCACGATTGATATCATCAAGGATATGAAAGCGCGCGTGGAAGAATGGTCTGACCAGTATGATTACCACTTCTCTATCTATTCGACACCGTCAGAAAGCTTGACAGACCGCTTCTGTCGTCTGGATACGGAGAAATTTGGTAAGGTTCCGGATATCACAGACAAGGAATACTACACCAATAGTTTCCACTACGATGTTCGTAAGAACCCAACGCCATTTGAGAAGTTGGATTTTGAAAAAGTTTATCCTGAAGCTGGAGCTTCTGGTGGCTTTATCCACTATTGTGAATACCCTGTGCTCCAACAAAATCCAAAAGCCCTTGAGGCGGTTTGGGATTATGCCTATGACCGGGTCGGTTATCTCGGAACCAATACGCCGATTGACCGTTGTTACAAGTGTGATTTTGAAGGAGATTTCACGCCGACTGAGCGCGGATTTGCTTGTCCAAACTGTGGCAACAGCGATCCGAAAACGGTTGATGTGGTCAAACGGACCTGTGGTTATCTAGGAAACCCTCAAGCTCGTCCGATGGTCAATGGCCGTCATAAGGAAATCGCTGCACGGGTCAAACACATGAATGGATCCACTATCAAATCAGCTGGCCACCAAGTGACAGGTTAG
- a CDS encoding glycosyltransferase family protein yields the protein MSEKEQEMTSKKLGIHVGDSFQDTREIREVLDKSVFREEEPTHSQQAEALEEPVAMEVSEPIRDAKPEAVAEPTQESEQEPEQPLSRMSRRSRKAGVEATKVEASKVEENTEELEADVAVESIRRQSKRPVPLAIPFVLSLLISLLHVGVPFLTRFATNQQSQNLYAGWAMTKGQVPFGDFYGTNGLLYYAINWLGSLAGGHWLLMILQAIALFFSGTYLYRVVRLLVSDKDTANNVQLLFYFLVLGLGFGGTYVTFFSFPILFASMNFILAYLIGHRKDEGFILYGAIAAVAFLIDPMTSALFYFLAFLGLTAFNIKQKRWARGFYQLLATLLGFSLVFYPIGYVTVWNQTFGYAINQVTYVFNALNFSNGQAFSNAIYYGLLALAFGLVSAFLMSFTKQSSSARRIFRFMGWVGSLVVLVVSIGLPEQGAYQLLPMLPFVLPLFAVWFSRDGEASEGTERRGRKKKNKEVWAAYFTSQVFLPLVALVYLLANPVVQDVVLQSGQSSERSAIASYINHHTKSKDTIYAWDATATLYQESDRLAASALLTPTSYLGINENRTNVIQQIDRSEPKYIVVNNQVELTSDMKNLLKENYRLVEKKYRHFKLYQRS from the coding sequence ATGAGCGAAAAAGAGCAAGAAATGACTTCGAAAAAATTAGGGATTCACGTGGGAGATAGTTTTCAGGATACACGTGAGATTCGCGAAGTGCTAGATAAATCAGTCTTTCGTGAAGAAGAGCCGACTCATAGCCAGCAGGCGGAAGCTTTGGAGGAGCCGGTTGCAATGGAGGTATCAGAGCCTATTCGTGATGCAAAGCCAGAAGCAGTAGCAGAACCTACACAAGAATCGGAACAGGAACCGGAGCAACCGCTTAGTCGGATGAGTCGTCGTTCGCGTAAGGCGGGAGTTGAAGCGACAAAAGTGGAAGCATCTAAGGTAGAAGAGAATACGGAAGAGCTAGAGGCAGATGTGGCAGTTGAGTCGATCCGTCGTCAATCCAAGCGTCCAGTGCCCCTAGCGATTCCTTTTGTGTTGAGTCTCTTGATTAGTTTATTGCATGTCGGGGTGCCGTTTTTAACCCGTTTTGCAACCAATCAACAATCTCAAAACTTGTATGCTGGCTGGGCTATGACCAAAGGCCAAGTACCGTTTGGTGATTTTTACGGAACCAATGGTCTGCTCTATTATGCGATTAACTGGTTGGGAAGCTTGGCTGGTGGCCATTGGCTCTTGATGATTCTCCAAGCGATTGCCCTCTTCTTTTCGGGTACCTATCTCTATCGGGTTGTGCGTTTACTGGTGTCTGATAAAGACACAGCGAATAATGTCCAGTTACTCTTTTATTTCTTGGTGCTAGGCCTTGGTTTTGGCGGGACTTATGTAACTTTCTTTAGTTTTCCAATCCTATTTGCTAGCATGAATTTTATTTTGGCTTATCTGATTGGGCATCGTAAGGACGAAGGTTTTATCCTTTACGGTGCGATTGCAGCTGTGGCTTTCCTGATTGATCCAATGACCAGTGCCTTGTTCTACTTCTTGGCCTTCCTTGGATTAACAGCCTTTAATATCAAGCAGAAAAGATGGGCGCGTGGCTTTTATCAATTGCTGGCTACTCTTCTTGGTTTTTCACTCGTCTTTTATCCAATTGGGTATGTGACCGTTTGGAATCAAACTTTTGGCTATGCCATTAACCAAGTAACCTATGTCTTTAATGCCTTGAATTTTAGTAATGGACAGGCCTTCAGTAATGCCATTTATTATGGCTTGTTGGCGCTCGCCTTCGGTCTAGTTTCTGCCTTTTTGATGTCCTTTACCAAGCAAAGTAGCAGTGCTCGCCGGATCTTCCGCTTTATGGGATGGGTAGGTAGTCTGGTTGTCCTCGTTGTGTCTATTGGTCTTCCTGAACAGGGCGCTTACCAATTGTTACCGATGTTGCCATTTGTTCTTCCCTTGTTTGCAGTCTGGTTCTCACGTGATGGGGAAGCGAGCGAGGGTACTGAACGTCGTGGTCGGAAGAAGAAAAACAAGGAAGTCTGGGCTGCTTACTTTACGAGCCAAGTTTTCTTACCACTAGTAGCCCTTGTCTATCTGTTGGCGAATCCAGTGGTTCAAGATGTCGTGCTTCAGTCTGGCCAATCAAGTGAACGGAGCGCTATTGCCAGCTATATTAACCATCACACCAAGTCGAAGGATACCATCTATGCTTGGGATGCGACGGCTACTCTCTATCAAGAAAGCGATCGTTTGGCGGCATCTGCTTTATTGACCCCAACTTCTTATCTGGGGATAAATGAAAATCGGACCAATGTGATTCAACAAATCGATCGGTCTGAACCCAAGTATATTGTAGTCAACAATCAGGTAGAGTTGACCTCTGATATGAAGAACTTGCTGAAAGAAAATTACCGTCTAGTTGAGAAGAAATACCGTCATTTCAAACTCTATCAACGGTCTTAA
- the cls gene encoding cardiolipin synthase, which yields MTFRKLRLLMSKYGFSILFMGFELWASFAAFFWLNRWFPHWLSVAVIGLLYVTTILAIVNRNTPPENKVTWLLIAVIPVFGSLLYLMFGERRLSKKEMIQLENMESMKFREDNSHQLRKELKQESKAVYGLVKSILSMDHNADLYNGTASTFYPLGEEMYAQLLEDLRAAKKFIFIEFYIIDEGLMWNSILEILEQKVKEGVEVKLLYDDIGCMATLAGNYTKRLRKMGIDAHKFNKVIPRLTVAYNNRDHRKILVIDGQIGYTGGVNLADEYINHIERFGHWKDSAIRLDGRAVKALTRLFLMNWYINRGEIEDFDRYHIENKAVEGEGLYIPYGSGPKPIYKSQVGKTVYQNMINQATDYVYITTPYLIIDYDLTEDIRNAALRGVDVRIVTPHIPDKKLIQIVTRGAYLDLMDAGVKIYEYTPGFVHSKQVLADDEMAVVGSINFDYRSLVHHYENAIWMYRTPALKKIREDFDHIFEVSQEITEDTFRFTWHQSLIKEIMQLFAPML from the coding sequence GTGACCTTTCGAAAATTACGTCTGTTAATGTCCAAATATGGATTTAGTATTTTGTTTATGGGCTTTGAACTTTGGGCATCCTTTGCAGCCTTCTTTTGGCTCAATAGGTGGTTCCCTCATTGGCTATCTGTTGCAGTCATTGGGCTCTTATACGTGACGACGATCTTGGCTATTGTCAATCGCAATACCCCTCCTGAAAATAAGGTGACCTGGCTCTTGATTGCTGTCATTCCTGTCTTTGGATCGCTCTTATATCTCATGTTTGGAGAGCGACGTTTGTCCAAGAAGGAAATGATCCAGTTGGAAAATATGGAGTCTATGAAGTTTCGAGAGGACAATAGTCATCAGTTGCGTAAGGAGCTCAAGCAAGAAAGCAAGGCGGTTTATGGCTTGGTCAAGTCGATTTTATCCATGGACCACAATGCGGATCTCTACAATGGGACGGCATCGACCTTTTACCCTCTAGGGGAGGAGATGTATGCGCAACTACTAGAGGATCTGCGAGCAGCGAAAAAATTTATCTTCATCGAGTTTTACATCATTGACGAGGGCTTGATGTGGAACAGCATCCTAGAGATTTTAGAACAGAAAGTAAAAGAGGGGGTTGAAGTCAAACTCCTTTATGATGATATCGGCTGTATGGCGACCTTAGCAGGGAACTATACCAAACGGTTGCGAAAGATGGGAATTGATGCCCATAAATTTAACAAGGTGATCCCCCGCTTAACAGTGGCTTATAACAATCGTGACCACCGCAAGATTTTGGTTATTGATGGGCAGATTGGCTATACAGGTGGTGTCAATTTGGCAGACGAGTACATTAATCACATTGAGCGTTTTGGTCACTGGAAGGACAGTGCCATCCGTTTGGATGGACGAGCTGTTAAGGCCTTAACGCGACTCTTCCTCATGAACTGGTACATCAATCGTGGGGAAATCGAGGATTTTGACCGCTACCATATTGAAAACAAGGCGGTTGAGGGAGAAGGGCTTTACATTCCTTATGGGAGTGGACCAAAGCCGATTTACAAGTCGCAGGTCGGAAAGACGGTTTATCAAAATATGATCAATCAAGCAACGGATTATGTCTACATCACAACTCCTTACTTGATCATTGACTATGATTTGACAGAGGATATCCGCAATGCAGCCCTTCGAGGGGTAGATGTTCGGATCGTGACCCCGCATATTCCAGATAAAAAATTGATCCAAATCGTAACTCGTGGGGCTTACTTGGATCTGATGGATGCAGGAGTAAAGATTTATGAGTATACACCTGGTTTTGTCCATAGCAAGCAAGTCCTGGCAGATGACGAAATGGCGGTTGTAGGGTCGATTAACTTTGACTACCGCAGTTTGGTCCATCACTATGAAAATGCCATCTGGATGTATCGGACGCCTGCCTTGAAAAAGATTCGGGAGGACTTTGACCATATCTTTGAAGTGTCTCAAGAAATTACAGAGGATACCTTCCGCTTTACATGGCACCAAAGCTTAATCAAGGAAATTATGCAATTGTTCGCACCGATGTTGTAA
- a CDS encoding SP_0198 family lipoprotein, with protein MKKIMFIMTLAVALFLTACSQQEKATQTSSKQTSASSQTVTSASEEQKEGVSIDGSYRGQDEENMILLVVAGQKGTFTVQDTDGEEETKEVSIDPVNQSMRIGDEPYRYRIEGDQLSLEDLEQAEDDQGIIVLTKQ; from the coding sequence ATGAAAAAAATCATGTTTATAATGACCTTGGCGGTAGCCCTTTTTCTGACTGCTTGTAGCCAGCAAGAAAAAGCAACACAGACTTCGAGCAAACAGACGTCTGCTTCATCACAGACTGTGACTTCAGCGAGTGAAGAACAGAAAGAAGGAGTGTCCATAGATGGCAGTTATCGAGGACAGGACGAGGAAAATATGATTCTCTTAGTTGTGGCGGGGCAAAAAGGCACGTTTACGGTGCAAGATACTGATGGAGAAGAAGAGACCAAAGAGGTCAGTATTGATCCGGTCAATCAATCCATGCGTATCGGGGATGAGCCTTATCGCTATCGGATCGAAGGGGATCAGTTATCGCTAGAAGATCTGGAGCAAGCAGAGGATGATCAAGGGATTATTGTTTTGACCAAGCAATAA
- a CDS encoding bifunctional folylpolyglutamate synthase/dihydrofolate synthase, producing the protein MNKIEQWMNSRIGLNFRSGLDRMEQAVSLLGRPDKAYPILHVTGTNGKGSTIAFLRQLLMAHEKKVGTFTSPHMISIHDRICIGDQPISDEDFTRIGQEVQQMEQTLLQTQDQLSYFEIICLMALLYFKEQGVDVVLLEVGIGGLLDTTNVVTGEIAVITSIGLDHQETLGGTVAAIAQQKAGIFKKGKKAVVGPLSDEAAAVCQEKAKELAVDLHAFEKDFGLEQDHFWNESVELVLPSLGLKGDYQRENATVALEAFFLYMEGLDQEVDMDQVKLALQETRWPGRLELFGDQLYLDGAHNPHAMLRLIEFANSLAGKRVKILFGALKRKDYSGMLETLQTGLPEAELILTTFHYGEVVAQGDRQDLPYVADYKAYIKEFMDQSRPDEVLFVTGSLYFIAEVRAFLLEG; encoded by the coding sequence GTGAATAAGATTGAGCAATGGATGAATAGTCGGATCGGTCTGAATTTTCGATCGGGACTGGATCGTATGGAGCAGGCAGTGAGCCTTTTAGGGAGGCCGGATAAGGCTTATCCGATTCTTCATGTGACAGGAACCAATGGGAAGGGATCCACAATCGCCTTTCTGCGTCAATTGTTGATGGCTCACGAAAAGAAAGTTGGGACCTTTACCTCTCCTCATATGATCAGTATCCATGATCGGATTTGTATTGGGGATCAGCCGATTTCAGATGAAGATTTTACTCGGATTGGTCAAGAAGTCCAACAAATGGAGCAGACCTTGCTTCAAACCCAGGATCAACTCTCTTATTTTGAGATTATCTGTCTCATGGCCCTTTTGTATTTTAAGGAACAAGGAGTGGATGTGGTCCTGTTGGAAGTCGGTATCGGTGGACTTCTAGATACCACCAATGTAGTGACAGGAGAGATCGCAGTGATCACTTCGATTGGCCTTGATCATCAGGAAACGCTGGGAGGGACTGTTGCCGCAATTGCTCAGCAAAAGGCAGGAATCTTTAAGAAGGGCAAGAAAGCTGTAGTGGGACCCTTATCCGATGAAGCTGCAGCTGTTTGTCAAGAAAAAGCGAAGGAATTAGCTGTGGATCTCCACGCCTTCGAGAAAGATTTTGGCTTAGAGCAGGATCATTTTTGGAATGAAAGCGTGGAACTTGTCTTGCCGTCTCTGGGCTTGAAGGGTGATTACCAACGGGAAAATGCTACAGTGGCTTTGGAGGCCTTTTTCCTCTACATGGAGGGTCTAGATCAAGAAGTGGATATGGATCAGGTCAAACTGGCCTTACAAGAGACGCGGTGGCCGGGACGTCTAGAGTTGTTTGGCGACCAGTTGTATTTGGATGGCGCCCATAATCCTCACGCTATGTTGCGTTTGATCGAGTTTGCCAATAGCTTAGCAGGAAAACGCGTGAAGATTTTATTTGGAGCCCTTAAGCGAAAAGATTATAGCGGGATGCTCGAAACGCTTCAAACAGGTTTGCCAGAAGCTGAATTGATTTTGACGACCTTCCATTACGGAGAAGTGGTGGCACAAGGAGACCGACAAGACCTGCCCTATGTAGCTGACTACAAGGCCTATATCAAAGAATTTATGGATCAGAGTCGTCCAGATGAAGTCTTATTTGTCACAGGATCCTTGTATTTTATTGCGGAGGTAAGGGCATTTTTATTAGAGGGGTAA
- a CDS encoding DUF1292 domain-containing protein, with protein sequence MAHDHNHDHEERELITLVDEQGNETLFEILLTIDGKEEFGKNYVLLIPANAEEDENGEVEIQAYSFTENEDGTEGDLQPIPEDSDAEWDMIEEVFNSFMEE encoded by the coding sequence ATGGCACATGATCATAACCACGACCATGAAGAACGTGAATTAATCACATTGGTGGATGAACAAGGAAATGAAACCTTGTTTGAAATTCTTTTGACCATCGATGGCAAAGAAGAATTTGGAAAGAACTATGTCCTTTTGATCCCTGCAAATGCAGAGGAAGATGAAAATGGCGAAGTTGAAATCCAAGCATATTCATTTACAGAAAACGAAGACGGAACAGAAGGTGACCTTCAACCAATCCCAGAAGACTCAGATGCAGAATGGGACATGATCGAAGAAGTCTTCAACAGCTTTATGGAGGAGTGA
- the ruvX gene encoding Holliday junction resolvase RuvX, with protein sequence MRIMGLDVGSKTVGVAVSDPLGFTAQGLEIIQIDEDKKEFGLERLAELVAQYKVDRFVVGLPKNMNNTSGPRVEASQAYGTMIAEKFGLPVDYQDERLTTVAAERMLIEQADISRSKRKKVIDKLAAQLILQNYLDRNF encoded by the coding sequence ATGAGAATTATGGGATTGGATGTTGGTTCAAAGACAGTTGGGGTTGCTGTGAGTGATCCTCTCGGTTTTACAGCTCAGGGTCTTGAAATCATCCAAATCGATGAAGACAAAAAAGAATTCGGTTTGGAGCGCTTAGCCGAATTAGTGGCTCAATACAAGGTGGACCGTTTTGTTGTGGGTTTGCCGAAAAACATGAACAACACCAGCGGACCGCGTGTGGAAGCCAGTCAGGCTTATGGCACGATGATTGCTGAAAAGTTTGGGTTGCCAGTCGACTATCAAGATGAACGGTTGACAACAGTTGCTGCAGAGCGGATGTTGATTGAGCAAGCAGATATTAGCCGTAGCAAACGCAAAAAAGTTATTGATAAGTTAGCGGCGCAGCTCATTTTACAAAATTATTTAGATCGTAATTTTTAG
- a CDS encoding IreB family regulatory phosphoprotein, translating into MGFTDETVRFNLDDSNRKEISETLKDVYLSLDEKGYNPINQIVGYVLSGDPAYVPRYNNARNQIRKYERDEIVEELVRYYLKGQGIDL; encoded by the coding sequence GTGGGATTTACAGATGAAACAGTACGTTTTAATCTTGATGATTCAAATCGTAAGGAAATTAGCGAGACCTTGAAAGATGTATACTTATCACTGGATGAAAAAGGCTACAATCCAATTAATCAAATCGTAGGATACGTACTCAGTGGTGATCCTGCCTATGTACCTCGTTATAATAATGCACGGAACCAAATTCGTAAATATGAACGAGATGAAATCGTTGAAGAATTGGTACGTTATTATTTGAAAGGGCAAGGAATAGACCTCTAA
- a CDS encoding SP0191 family lipoprotein: MKRKIFLLGALALCLTGCGQKKQVKTPTSSEQKAIKAKAEQLQKDNKSILQKAEENQVITRTFVFPKDDKGTQQTQIVTYVGNTFKKLETVNVTATDEELKKGIQQVGVEEAQKQLRESFTKDDAFKEALTVPGFTADLTLENENEYKVTITYDFEAMDVKKAEGMTYFKNNHLPELLKLTPSQFADNLINAGASEQK; this comes from the coding sequence ATGAAAAGAAAAATCTTCTTATTGGGTGCACTTGCCTTGTGTTTGACAGGATGTGGTCAAAAAAAGCAAGTGAAAACGCCAACCTCAAGTGAGCAAAAAGCAATCAAAGCGAAAGCAGAACAGCTACAAAAGGATAATAAGAGTATCTTACAAAAAGCTGAAGAAAATCAAGTAATTACAAGAACCTTTGTCTTTCCAAAGGATGATAAGGGCACACAACAGACGCAAATTGTCACCTATGTGGGGAATACCTTTAAAAAATTAGAGACCGTCAATGTGACGGCAACTGATGAGGAACTGAAAAAAGGGATCCAACAGGTTGGAGTCGAAGAAGCGCAAAAGCAATTGAGAGAATCTTTTACCAAGGATGATGCCTTTAAGGAAGCATTGACAGTTCCTGGCTTCACAGCTGATTTGACCTTGGAAAATGAGAATGAATACAAGGTGACCATCACCTATGACTTTGAAGCAATGGATGTGAAGAAGGCTGAAGGTATGACCTACTTCAAAAACAATCACTTGCCGGAGTTGTTGAAGCTGACACCGAGCCAATTTGCGGACAACCTCATCAATGCTGGAGCGAGTGAGCAAAAATAA
- the spx gene encoding transcriptional regulator Spx, whose product MIKIYTVSSCTSCKKAKTWLNAHQLTYKEQNLGKEGITKEELLDILTKTENGVASIVSSKNRYAKNLGVDIEDLSVNEVIDIIMETPRILKSPILVDDKRLQVGYKEDDIRAFLPRSVRNVENAEARMRAAL is encoded by the coding sequence ATGATTAAAATTTATACAGTGTCAAGTTGCACCAGCTGTAAAAAAGCAAAGACTTGGCTCAACGCTCACCAGCTAACTTATAAAGAACAAAACCTCGGTAAGGAAGGAATCACCAAAGAAGAATTGTTGGATATCCTTACAAAGACTGAAAATGGAGTGGCAAGTATTGTCTCTTCAAAAAATCGATACGCTAAAAATCTAGGAGTGGACATCGAAGACTTGAGTGTCAATGAAGTCATTGACATCATCATGGAAACACCTCGTATTCTTAAAAGTCCGATCTTAGTAGATGACAAACGTCTACAAGTGGGCTACAAAGAAGATGATATTCGTGCTTTCTTGCCACGATCTGTTCGAAATGTAGAAAATGCGGAAGCACGGATGCGTGCTGCACTTTAA
- the recA gene encoding recombinase RecA, translating into MAKKQKKLDDITKKFGDEREKALNDALKLIEKDFGKGSIMRLGERAEQKVQVMSSGSLALDIALGAGGYPKGRIIEIYGPESSGKTTVALHAVAQAQKEGGIAAFIDAEHALDPSYAAALGVNIDELLLSQPDSGEQGLEIAGKLIDSGAVDLVVVDSVAALVPRAEIDGDIGDSHVGLQARMMSQAMRKLGASINKTKTIAIFINQLREKVGVMFGNPETTPGGRALKFYASVRLDVRGNTQIKGTGDQKDTNVGKETKIKVVKNKVAPPFKEAMVEIMYGEGISRTGELVKIATDLDIIQKAGAWYSYNGEKIGQGSENAKKFLADHPEIFDEIDHKVRVHFGLIEEDEAVKSLDKTEEVAPVVEEVTLDLDDAIEIED; encoded by the coding sequence ATGGCGAAAAAACAGAAAAAATTAGATGATATCACTAAGAAATTTGGAGATGAGCGTGAAAAAGCGCTCAACGATGCCCTGAAGTTGATCGAAAAAGACTTTGGTAAAGGATCCATCATGCGTTTGGGTGAACGTGCAGAGCAAAAAGTACAAGTCATGAGCTCTGGTTCCTTGGCGCTTGATATTGCCTTGGGTGCTGGTGGTTATCCGAAAGGTCGGATCATCGAAATCTATGGTCCAGAATCATCTGGTAAAACAACCGTTGCCCTCCATGCAGTAGCTCAAGCACAGAAAGAAGGAGGCATTGCAGCCTTTATCGATGCGGAGCATGCCTTGGATCCATCTTATGCAGCGGCTCTTGGAGTAAATATCGACGAACTTCTCTTGTCTCAACCAGACTCAGGGGAGCAAGGACTTGAAATTGCTGGTAAATTGATCGACTCAGGTGCGGTTGATTTGGTGGTTGTCGATTCTGTTGCTGCCTTGGTACCACGTGCGGAAATCGATGGAGATATCGGGGATAGCCACGTTGGTTTGCAAGCGCGGATGATGAGCCAAGCGATGCGCAAACTCGGAGCTTCCATCAACAAGACCAAGACCATTGCCATCTTTATTAACCAATTGCGTGAAAAAGTTGGGGTTATGTTTGGGAATCCTGAAACCACACCTGGTGGTCGTGCCCTTAAATTCTATGCTTCGGTTCGTTTAGATGTCCGTGGGAATACTCAAATCAAGGGGACTGGGGACCAAAAAGATACCAACGTTGGTAAGGAAACTAAGATCAAGGTTGTAAAGAACAAGGTAGCTCCACCGTTCAAAGAAGCCATGGTTGAAATCATGTACGGGGAAGGAATTTCACGTACGGGTGAATTGGTTAAAATTGCAACAGATTTGGATATCATTCAAAAAGCGGGTGCGTGGTACTCATATAATGGCGAAAAAATTGGTCAAGGATCTGAAAATGCTAAGAAATTCTTGGCTGACCACCCAGAAATTTTTGACGAAATCGACCACAAGGTTCGGGTACATTTTGGTTTGATCGAAGAAGACGAAGCGGTGAAAAGCCTTGATAAAACTGAAGAAGTAGCTCCTGTCGTAGAAGAAGTAACTCTAGATTTAGATGACGCAATTGAAATTGAAGATTAA